In Ignavibacteriota bacterium, one genomic interval encodes:
- the gltA gene encoding NADPH-dependent glutamate synthase: MKLPRQHSIEQDAEARSHNFKEVSYGVNEELAMQEVQRCLECKDPVCMTGCPVSIDIKSFIQFILKKDFVGAVNKIRESNYLPAICGRVCPQESQCEEICTLGKKHEPVAIGKLERFVADYEMQHNLFVPPVIKDSREEKVAIVGSGPSGLTCAAELAKLGYKVTVFEALHAVGGVLRYGIPEFRLPRNILDMEAERIKALGVEIITNFLVGRTATIDELFDEWGFKAVFLGTGAGTPTFMGIPGESLSGVYSANEFLTRVNLMKAYDFPNHDTPIKYGKAVAVIGGGNTAMDAVRTSKRLGAEKAYLIYRRSRKEMPAREEEIHHAEEEGIEFVLLTNPIRIVSDTNNWVCGIECQKMELGEPDESGRRKPVAVKGSEYIIPVQTVIEAIGQKPNPIIQQTTQGLDVSKRGTVVVNEVQATSREGIFAGGDLARGGATVILAMRDGKTAAAAIHEYLLSKHNGQKQAVPEPHAELAVA, from the coding sequence ATGAAACTGCCGCGTCAACATTCCATCGAGCAGGATGCGGAAGCGCGCTCACATAATTTCAAAGAAGTTTCCTACGGCGTGAATGAAGAACTTGCCATGCAGGAAGTTCAACGTTGTCTTGAATGTAAGGACCCTGTGTGTATGACCGGTTGCCCGGTCAGCATTGACATCAAGAGTTTTATTCAATTCATTTTGAAAAAAGATTTTGTCGGTGCAGTGAACAAGATTCGTGAATCGAATTATCTCCCCGCAATTTGCGGGCGTGTGTGTCCGCAGGAATCGCAGTGCGAAGAAATCTGTACGCTCGGAAAGAAACATGAACCGGTTGCTATCGGGAAACTCGAACGGTTCGTTGCCGATTATGAAATGCAACACAACCTGTTTGTTCCGCCAGTGATAAAAGATAGTCGTGAGGAGAAGGTTGCTATTGTTGGTTCCGGTCCTTCCGGATTAACGTGCGCGGCGGAACTTGCTAAACTCGGTTATAAAGTGACAGTGTTTGAAGCGCTTCATGCCGTTGGAGGAGTTCTGCGCTACGGGATTCCGGAGTTTCGTTTGCCGCGAAATATTCTCGACATGGAAGCGGAGCGCATCAAAGCCCTCGGTGTGGAAATTATTACCAACTTCCTTGTGGGAAGGACGGCAACGATTGATGAACTCTTCGATGAGTGGGGATTCAAGGCGGTGTTTCTCGGTACAGGCGCAGGAACACCGACGTTCATGGGAATTCCGGGTGAAAGTTTAAGCGGTGTTTATTCTGCAAATGAATTTCTCACAAGAGTCAATTTGATGAAAGCATACGATTTCCCGAACCATGATACGCCAATCAAATATGGCAAAGCGGTTGCTGTCATCGGTGGCGGGAACACAGCGATGGATGCTGTGCGAACATCGAAGCGGCTCGGAGCAGAGAAAGCGTATTTGATTTATCGCCGCTCGCGCAAAGAAATGCCTGCACGTGAAGAAGAAATTCATCACGCGGAAGAAGAAGGAATCGAATTCGTTCTGCTCACGAACCCGATTCGAATTGTTTCCGATACAAATAATTGGGTGTGCGGAATCGAATGTCAGAAAATGGAACTCGGAGAGCCGGATGAATCGGGTCGTCGTAAACCTGTAGCAGTAAAAGGTTCGGAATATATAATTCCCGTGCAGACGGTGATTGAAGCAATCGGACAGAAACCGAATCCGATAATTCAACAAACGACACAGGGATTGGATGTCAGCAAGCGCGGAACAGTCGTCGTGAACGAAGTTCAGGCGACAAGCCGCGAAGGAATTTTCGCCGGCGGCGATTTGGCGCGCGGCGGTGCAACTGTTATCCTCGCAATGCGCGATGGAAAAACAGCCGCGGCGGCAATTCACGAATACTTGCTTTCGAAGCATAACGGACAGAAACAAGCAGTTCCTGAGCCGCACGCTGAATTAGCAGTTGCCTGA
- a CDS encoding sigma-54-dependent Fis family transcriptional regulator: protein MADKILVVDDEKIIRESISFILKKEGFTVTEAANGKEAYNKLLSESYDLVITDLEMPEMKGIELLDHVLHINPQALVVIITAYGSLETAIAALRKGASDYILKPIEFDELLVKIHRLLEHKKLAQENQYLRKELNRDYDFSKIVGKSPEMTKVFDIIQKVSQTDSTVLISGKSGTGKELVARAIHYTSRRNEKPFIAVNAGAIPETLIESELFGHKKGSFTGAVADKIGYFKAADGGTLLLDEISEMPFILQVKLLRAIEQREITPVGTSTPVSIDVRIIASTNRELHKEVEAGRFRQDLYYRLNVVEIHLPSLSERRADVPLLVEHFVDKYKKEMRKNIKGVNNEVMRLLMQHDWKGEIRELENIIERAVIFCSGDFITMNDLPEFLHVETEVTAHGEKASLQAALSDFERQYILTVLRKYRFDKDQTAMELKISLPTLYRRIKDLNISQT from the coding sequence ATGGCAGACAAAATTTTAGTTGTTGACGATGAAAAAATCATACGCGAATCCATCTCATTTATTTTGAAGAAGGAAGGATTTACTGTCACCGAAGCGGCGAACGGAAAAGAAGCATACAACAAGTTGCTTTCCGAGTCGTACGATTTGGTTATTACCGATTTGGAAATGCCGGAGATGAAAGGAATCGAATTGCTCGACCATGTTCTGCACATCAATCCGCAGGCATTGGTTGTTATTATCACTGCGTACGGTTCGCTCGAAACAGCAATTGCCGCGCTGAGAAAAGGAGCAAGCGATTACATTCTGAAGCCCATTGAGTTTGATGAGTTGTTGGTGAAAATTCATCGCCTGTTAGAACACAAAAAACTCGCGCAGGAAAATCAATATCTGAGAAAAGAACTGAACAGGGACTATGATTTTTCGAAGATTGTAGGTAAAAGCCCGGAGATGACGAAAGTGTTCGATATTATTCAGAAAGTTTCTCAGACGGATAGCACGGTATTAATTTCCGGGAAAAGCGGAACGGGAAAGGAACTTGTTGCGCGGGCAATTCATTATACAAGCAGGAGAAATGAAAAGCCCTTTATTGCTGTCAATGCCGGGGCGATTCCGGAAACGTTGATTGAAAGCGAGTTATTCGGACATAAAAAAGGTTCGTTTACCGGCGCGGTGGCTGATAAAATCGGATATTTCAAAGCGGCGGATGGAGGAACATTGTTGCTGGATGAAATCAGCGAGATGCCATTTATTCTTCAGGTAAAATTACTTCGTGCAATTGAACAGAGGGAGATAACTCCCGTTGGAACGTCAACCCCGGTTTCGATAGATGTCCGGATCATCGCATCAACAAATCGCGAACTTCATAAAGAAGTGGAAGCGGGAAGATTCAGACAAGACCTGTATTACCGGTTGAATGTAGTTGAAATTCACCTTCCCTCTCTTTCCGAACGTCGTGCTGATGTGCCACTTCTCGTCGAGCATTTTGTGGATAAATACAAAAAGGAAATGAGGAAAAATATCAAAGGAGTTAACAATGAAGTGATGCGTTTGTTGATGCAACACGATTGGAAAGGGGAAATCCGAGAACTTGAAAACATCATCGAGCGCGCCGTTATTTTCTGTTCCGGTGATTTCATCACCATGAACGACTTGCCGGAGTTTTTACACGTGGAGACTGAGGTCACGGCTCATGGAGAAAAAGCTTCCTTGCAAGCTGCGCTTAGTGATTTTGAACGGCAATACATTCTTACTGTTTTGCGGAAGTATCGTTTCGATAAAGACCAAACTGCGATGGAACTGAAAATCAGTTTACCGACGTTGTATCGGCGTATTAAGGACTTGAATATCAGTCAGACTTAA
- a CDS encoding NAD-dependent deacylase codes for MTISPKLENKLQFAESVVVFTGAGISAESGVPTFRGEDGIWKKMKPEELANFDAFMRNTELVWDWYKHRKRIMQNILPNAGHYAIVEMEQLFKSVEVITQNIDNLHRRAGSTIVHELHGNIERNYCIGCGRNYSNEEIFLHEPTPRCTTCNGLIRPDVVWFGENLPADAWNASVNAAEFADVFFVVGTSAVVYPAASLPTLARRSGAFVVEINIEPTELSNFAHEVLLGKSGEILPAIVELLRKLQFPSA; via the coding sequence ATGACAATCTCACCAAAACTTGAAAACAAATTGCAATTCGCTGAGAGCGTTGTCGTATTCACCGGCGCGGGTATTTCGGCAGAAAGTGGAGTGCCGACATTTCGCGGCGAAGATGGCATCTGGAAAAAGATGAAGCCGGAGGAACTTGCAAACTTCGATGCGTTCATGCGCAACACGGAACTTGTATGGGATTGGTACAAACACCGCAAACGCATCATGCAAAACATTCTGCCGAATGCGGGACATTATGCAATTGTGGAGATGGAACAGTTGTTCAAGAGCGTTGAAGTCATCACACAGAATATTGATAATCTTCATCGCCGCGCGGGAAGTACGATTGTGCATGAACTTCATGGAAATATCGAACGGAACTATTGTATCGGTTGCGGGAGAAACTACTCCAACGAAGAAATATTTTTGCATGAACCTACGCCTCGTTGTACAACATGCAATGGTTTGATTCGTCCCGACGTAGTGTGGTTTGGTGAGAACCTTCCGGCGGATGCGTGGAACGCAAGCGTCAATGCCGCAGAGTTTGCCGATGTCTTCTTCGTCGTGGGGACATCAGCAGTTGTTTACCCCGCCGCCTCGCTCCCGACTCTTGCCCGTCGCTCAGGCGCATTCGTTGTTGAAATCAATATCGAACCGACGGAGTTAAGCAATTTCGCTCATGAAGTGTTACTTGGAAAATCCGGGGAAATTCTTCCGGCAATTGTTGAACTCCTCAGGAAGTTGCAGTTCCCTTCAGCATAA
- a CDS encoding sulfide/dihydroorotate dehydrogenase-like FAD/NAD-binding protein, with the protein MYPIIHKEFLAPTLGKFIIKAPFIARKRQPGNFVILRVAETGERIPLTLVDSDPANGTITLIVQAIGKTTKLLLTKNAGDVLTDVAGPLGSPTPIENHGAVACVGGGVGTAELLPITRALKEAGNVVYSIVGARNKELIILEKEMYEISDRLFVTTDDGTYGRKGFVTDQLKDLIEGGFGIKAVYAIGPLPMMKAVSNLTKNYGVHTLVSLNAIMVDGTGMCGGCRVTIDGQMKFACVDGPEFDAHQVDFDELIMRNRTYLDLEKISIERFEQDQVRLQEALS; encoded by the coding sequence ATGTATCCAATTATTCATAAGGAATTTCTTGCCCCGACGTTAGGCAAGTTTATTATCAAAGCGCCGTTCATCGCGCGAAAACGTCAGCCCGGAAATTTCGTTATTCTCAGGGTTGCAGAAACAGGCGAACGAATTCCGTTGACGCTTGTTGATAGCGACCCGGCAAACGGAACTATTACGCTGATTGTACAGGCAATCGGAAAAACTACCAAACTCCTGCTGACAAAAAATGCAGGCGATGTTCTCACGGATGTTGCCGGTCCCCTTGGCTCACCGACACCGATTGAAAATCATGGCGCGGTAGCGTGTGTGGGCGGCGGAGTTGGAACGGCAGAACTTCTCCCGATTACCCGCGCACTGAAGGAAGCAGGAAATGTTGTGTACTCCATCGTCGGTGCAAGAAATAAAGAACTTATTATTCTCGAAAAAGAGATGTATGAAATTTCCGACCGGTTGTTCGTTACGACTGATGACGGAACATACGGAAGAAAAGGATTTGTCACTGACCAACTGAAAGATTTGATTGAAGGTGGTTTCGGAATTAAAGCGGTGTATGCAATCGGTCCGCTTCCGATGATGAAAGCAGTTTCCAACCTTACAAAAAATTATGGAGTTCACACGCTTGTCAGTCTCAATGCTATCATGGTTGACGGAACCGGCATGTGCGGCGGGTGCCGCGTAACCATTGACGGGCAAATGAAATTCGCCTGCGTTGATGGACCGGAGTTTGATGCACACCAAGTTGATTTTGATGAGTTGATTATGAGAAACAGAACGTATCTTGATTTAGAGAAAATTTCTATTGAACGATTTGAGCAAGACCAAGTACGCTTGCAGGAGGCATTGTCATGA
- a CDS encoding penicillin acylase family protein has translation MSKLSKILFGGAVALLIIGIALFFFFYYLVTKSFPQTGGTIELPSLQKPVEIVHDEWGVPHISAQTEHDLMVAVGFVHAQNRLWQMELARRAGSGRLSELLDTATVKYDKLFRTLGFARLAEKLERNLHPDSRRLLEDYAEGINAYIQVNKGKYPVEFDMLNFEPEPWTVQHSLLVARLMAWELNFAWWTDLTYAEIASRVSPEKFQDIIPGTSESFPSTVSFSMLDESDVTDFLDVNRSYRNYFNLGNLSGASNAWVVGSEKSMSGKPLLANDPHLRVTAPNWWYEIHLTAPGWNVAGVSIPGSPFVIIGHNDSLAWGFTNAMLDDADFYIEREDSLKPYFYHYKNSLLPMEVREEIIKTKSGDSLTLTVRSTHHGPIINDVNLPIQHGDSIKKNPVAIRWTGYEMSDEFHGFYLMNRSTNITEFEHGLKELTVPGQTAVYADVEGNIAFWTAAAVPLRTKGNAMLPFEGWTGITEWEGFLPFEKLPHEINPSCGYIVCANHKLGDETYPYYLSTLWEPPSRYQRIEELLREAEKSSSEDFKLIQQDVFSYYHREICQHILSAFPDDSTTTTQIQAALEYLHNWDYRSTANDIATTIVNEFFVQLLHNTFDDELGSDVFSDFVFFSAIPYRVSSQLLAADSSRWFDNISTEQIETKNEILRLSFQQALDTLQELLGAEMKHWQWGNIHRVEFAHTFGARKPLDVIFNVGPFPVGGSATTINKGDYKLTRQFNVFSAPSMRQIVDLAQPARALMVNQLGQSGQPLHEHYDDQTPLWLNGGYRTVTLDWSVIRSAQMKRLELVPNIRE, from the coding sequence ATGTCCAAATTATCAAAAATATTATTCGGCGGCGCCGTTGCACTTCTTATTATCGGCATCGCGCTGTTTTTCTTTTTCTACTATCTGGTTACCAAATCCTTCCCGCAAACAGGCGGAACCATTGAACTTCCATCTCTCCAAAAACCGGTGGAGATTGTTCATGACGAATGGGGAGTTCCGCATATCTCTGCTCAAACCGAACATGATTTGATGGTTGCGGTCGGATTTGTACACGCACAAAACCGGCTTTGGCAAATGGAATTGGCGCGGCGTGCCGGTTCCGGCAGGCTTTCCGAGTTGCTTGATACAGCAACGGTGAAGTACGATAAACTTTTCCGCACACTCGGTTTTGCACGGCTTGCGGAAAAACTTGAACGGAATCTCCATCCCGACTCGCGACGATTGCTCGAAGATTACGCAGAAGGAATCAACGCGTACATTCAGGTGAACAAGGGAAAATATCCTGTCGAGTTTGATATGTTGAATTTCGAGCCCGAGCCATGGACTGTTCAACACAGTTTGCTGGTTGCCCGGTTAATGGCGTGGGAATTGAACTTCGCATGGTGGACAGATTTAACGTACGCGGAAATTGCAAGCCGGGTTTCACCGGAAAAATTTCAGGACATCATACCGGGAACATCTGAATCGTTCCCAAGTACGGTCTCTTTTTCTATGCTTGATGAATCAGACGTGACGGATTTTCTCGATGTCAACCGTTCATACAGAAATTATTTCAATCTTGGAAATTTATCGGGAGCGAGCAATGCATGGGTTGTCGGCAGTGAAAAATCAATGAGCGGGAAACCGCTTCTCGCGAACGACCCGCACCTTCGTGTTACTGCGCCGAATTGGTGGTACGAAATTCATCTCACCGCTCCGGGATGGAATGTGGCGGGTGTTTCAATTCCCGGCTCGCCGTTCGTTATCATCGGCCACAACGATTCGCTTGCATGGGGTTTTACGAATGCAATGCTCGATGATGCTGATTTTTACATCGAACGGGAAGATTCGTTGAAGCCGTATTTTTATCACTACAAAAACTCGTTGCTTCCGATGGAAGTGCGGGAGGAAATTATCAAAACAAAATCGGGAGATAGTTTGACGCTGACCGTACGTTCGACTCATCACGGACCGATTATCAACGATGTTAATCTCCCGATTCAACATGGCGACTCCATAAAAAAGAATCCCGTCGCAATTCGCTGGACGGGCTACGAGATGAGCGATGAGTTCCACGGTTTTTATCTGATGAACCGCTCGACGAACATTACCGAGTTCGAACATGGATTGAAGGAACTTACTGTTCCCGGGCAAACAGCTGTCTATGCTGATGTAGAAGGGAACATTGCTTTCTGGACAGCCGCTGCAGTTCCTCTACGTACGAAAGGAAACGCTATGCTTCCGTTTGAAGGCTGGACAGGAATAACAGAATGGGAAGGATTTCTGCCGTTTGAAAAGTTGCCGCATGAAATAAATCCGTCGTGCGGATACATTGTTTGTGCAAACCATAAACTCGGAGATGAAACCTATCCGTACTATCTCTCAACCCTCTGGGAACCGCCATCACGTTACCAACGCATTGAAGAGTTGTTGAGAGAGGCAGAAAAATCTTCGTCCGAAGATTTCAAGTTGATACAGCAAGATGTATTTTCATATTATCACCGCGAGATTTGCCAACACATTCTTTCTGCATTTCCGGACGATTCGACGACAACGACACAAATACAAGCCGCCCTGGAGTATCTTCACAACTGGGATTACAGAAGTACGGCGAACGATATTGCAACGACTATCGTCAACGAATTTTTTGTGCAACTTCTTCACAACACGTTTGATGATGAACTTGGCAGTGATGTGTTCAGTGATTTCGTTTTCTTCTCGGCGATTCCTTATCGTGTCAGCAGTCAGTTATTAGCGGCTGATAGTTCGCGTTGGTTCGACAATATTTCAACAGAACAAATCGAAACAAAAAATGAAATACTCCGGCTCAGTTTCCAACAAGCGCTTGATACGTTGCAAGAACTTCTCGGCGCAGAGATGAAACACTGGCAATGGGGAAACATTCACCGGGTCGAGTTTGCTCATACATTTGGAGCGAGGAAGCCGCTCGATGTCATCTTCAATGTCGGACCGTTTCCTGTGGGTGGTTCGGCAACGACAATCAACAAGGGAGATTATAAACTCACCCGGCAGTTCAATGTTTTTTCCGCTCCGTCAATGCGACAGATTGTTGACCTCGCACAACCGGCACGAGCGTTGATGGTCAATCAACTGGGGCAATCGGGCCAGCCGCTCCACGAGCACTACGACGACCAAACTCCGCTCTGGCTCAACGGTGGGTACCGAACGGTAACGCTCGATTGGAGCGTGATTCGCTCGGCGCAAATGAAACGGCTTGAGTTGGTTCCTAACATTCGTGAGTAG
- a CDS encoding PAS domain S-box protein produces the protein MTESKTQGSSLHQRTKARRVTMREIIPRELLDLTPNIILIVSSDGTVCEANLHACSTFKKEEKQLLDFSFYELCCSDEQTKLRGLVEECFATGKTIKTQTQLISCDGVTIDVDMTLRRYPTNRRSRKYYCVLIARDISEEKRRELDLLRFSNIAHYTVNPVEITDQDGKMIYVNPAFEKASGYSKEELLGRNPKIFGSGKHPKAFWDKMWKTIRSGKVWVGEIENRRRNGDSMFTQLLISPIIDNDGKIVGYFGVHRDITEQKQLEQQLIHAQKMESIGLLAAGIAHEVGNPLTSISSLVQVIQRTTQDEFTQEKLELIKSQITRISRIIRDLVDFSRRSSYEVQMTDINKGLHEAVEIVRVGRKAKEVSFKVSLDTNLPQLPLVPDQIEQVFINIIINAVDAINSEAPERFGKIKQKEIVVASFVRNEHVVVTIKDTGKGISEDLLPKIFEPFFTTKKVGEGTGLGLWVSYGIIKSFQGNISVESTAGEGTTFTIALPLHSDLG, from the coding sequence ATGACTGAATCAAAGACACAAGGTTCTTCTCTCCATCAGCGAACGAAAGCCCGGCGCGTGACCATGCGGGAAATAATTCCGCGCGAACTGCTTGACTTAACTCCGAATATTATTCTTATCGTCTCTTCAGATGGAACAGTATGCGAGGCAAATCTTCACGCCTGTTCAACATTCAAAAAAGAAGAAAAGCAATTGCTTGATTTTTCTTTTTATGAATTGTGTTGCTCTGATGAGCAGACAAAATTGCGCGGTCTCGTAGAGGAATGTTTCGCTACGGGAAAGACAATTAAAACGCAAACGCAGTTGATTTCCTGCGACGGAGTGACCATTGATGTTGACATGACATTGCGCCGTTACCCGACGAACAGGCGTTCGAGAAAATATTATTGTGTGTTGATTGCCCGGGATATTTCCGAAGAGAAACGCCGGGAACTCGACCTCTTGCGGTTCTCCAATATTGCACACTACACGGTAAATCCAGTCGAAATTACAGACCAGGATGGGAAGATGATTTATGTCAACCCGGCGTTTGAAAAAGCGTCGGGTTATTCGAAAGAAGAATTACTCGGACGGAACCCGAAAATTTTCGGAAGCGGAAAACACCCGAAGGCTTTCTGGGATAAAATGTGGAAGACTATCAGGTCGGGAAAAGTCTGGGTAGGGGAAATTGAAAACCGGAGACGAAACGGCGACTCGATGTTTACGCAATTGTTGATTTCTCCCATCATTGACAATGATGGAAAGATTGTCGGGTACTTCGGTGTTCACCGAGACATAACAGAGCAGAAACAATTGGAGCAACAACTCATTCATGCACAGAAGATGGAAAGTATCGGGTTGCTTGCGGCAGGAATTGCGCACGAAGTCGGAAATCCTCTGACTTCGATTTCTTCTCTTGTGCAGGTGATTCAACGGACGACGCAGGATGAGTTCACGCAGGAAAAGTTGGAACTGATTAAGAGCCAAATTACGCGCATCTCCCGCATCATCCGCGATTTGGTTGATTTCTCGCGCCGTTCATCCTACGAAGTGCAGATGACGGACATTAACAAAGGTTTGCACGAAGCGGTCGAGATTGTGCGCGTTGGGAGAAAAGCGAAAGAAGTTTCGTTCAAGGTTTCGCTCGATACAAATCTTCCGCAATTACCGCTCGTCCCCGACCAGATTGAGCAGGTGTTCATCAATATCATCATCAATGCGGTTGATGCAATTAACTCGGAAGCGCCGGAGCGATTCGGGAAAATCAAACAAAAAGAAATTGTCGTCGCCTCATTTGTCCGTAACGAACATGTCGTGGTGACAATCAAAGATACAGGAAAAGGAATTTCGGAAGATTTACTTCCGAAAATATTCGAGCCGTTTTTCACAACAAAAAAAGTGGGCGAAGGAACAGGGCTCGGTTTGTGGGTCAGTTACGGAATTATTAAAAGTTTTCAGGGAAATATCAGCGTGGAAAGCACTGCGGGCGAAGGGACAACTTTCACTATAGCGCTTCCGCTTCATTCAGATTTAGGTTAA
- a CDS encoding hemerythrin domain-containing protein, whose translation MHINDPLEIFVKEHEEGVHYLHQLQTATKYISQSGFSFDAFMKLGEAIRFIDNELRAHNEKEEKYLFPLLEHHAGNPVRIMLEEHRELWKLFARIRQCVEDIEEGRIYATTVKELVQASDQLYELLLNHIKKEDEVLFPMAKKVLTQEEYEQLRESLLNVPTSVAG comes from the coding sequence ATGCACATCAATGACCCACTCGAAATATTTGTTAAAGAACATGAAGAAGGGGTGCACTATCTTCATCAACTCCAAACTGCAACGAAGTATATCAGTCAATCCGGTTTTTCCTTTGATGCATTTATGAAGTTGGGTGAAGCAATCCGGTTTATTGATAACGAACTGCGTGCGCATAACGAGAAGGAGGAAAAATATTTGTTTCCGTTGCTCGAACATCATGCGGGAAATCCAGTCCGTATCATGCTTGAAGAACACCGTGAATTGTGGAAACTCTTTGCACGAATCCGGCAATGTGTGGAAGATATTGAAGAAGGAAGAATTTACGCGACAACCGTAAAGGAATTAGTTCAGGCATCCGACCAATTGTACGAGTTGCTTCTGAACCATATCAAGAAAGAAGATGAAGTACTGTTCCCGATGGCAAAAAAGGTACTGACTCAGGAAGAATACGAACAGTTGAGAGAATCATTGCTGAACGTACCAACAAGTGTGGCAGGTTAG
- the hemN gene encoding oxygen-independent coproporphyrinogen III oxidase, which translates to MDSHLITLIKKYETSGPRYTSYPPAPVFKPEFSAAQYQSEIFQVEKQPDGTGVSLYFHIPFCDTLCYFCGCTTMITRNREHLDEYLVHLKQEINLLAPLLNDERKVVQLHWGGGTPTYLAPMQIQELGNHIMKSFHYDVDAEISVEVDPRELTFNHLQALRNVGFNRISLGVQDFNPKVQRAVNRNQSEFITRQAIAWSRELGFSSLNVDLIYGLPLQTVESFSETLDKLIEISPERVAVYNFAYVPWLKKQQKLIHTEDLPSPETKLGILALTIDKLSDAGYVYIGMDHFAKPDDELTLAQKSKTLRRNFQGYSTRAGSALYGLGMSSISHFGTCYAQNAKTLDEYYQAIGNGEFATHVGYKMTTDDVIRKHVIMKLMCDLSLQKAEVESQFGILFDSYFASSLLKLDPLIEDGLLIATPDALIITNDGRLFLRNIAMCFDAYLSEKPKSQPLYSKTV; encoded by the coding sequence ATGGATAGTCATTTAATCACATTGATTAAGAAATACGAGACCAGCGGTCCTCGCTACACAAGTTACCCCCCCGCGCCGGTGTTCAAACCGGAGTTCTCCGCCGCACAATACCAATCCGAAATATTTCAGGTAGAAAAGCAACCCGACGGGACAGGCGTTTCTCTCTATTTCCATATTCCGTTTTGTGATACGCTCTGCTATTTCTGCGGTTGTACGACGATGATTACGCGTAACCGCGAACATCTCGACGAGTATCTTGTTCATCTGAAACAAGAAATAAACCTCCTTGCTCCGTTGCTCAATGATGAACGAAAGGTTGTACAACTCCACTGGGGCGGAGGAACACCGACGTATCTGGCGCCGATGCAAATTCAGGAGTTGGGAAATCATATCATGAAGTCGTTTCACTATGATGTGGATGCGGAAATCAGCGTCGAGGTTGACCCGCGTGAACTGACATTCAATCATCTTCAGGCGTTGCGTAATGTCGGTTTCAATCGCATCAGTCTGGGTGTGCAGGATTTCAATCCGAAGGTGCAGAGAGCAGTGAACAGAAATCAGAGCGAGTTTATTACGCGGCAAGCAATTGCATGGAGCCGTGAGTTGGGATTCTCCAGTTTAAATGTTGATTTGATATACGGACTTCCGTTGCAAACGGTCGAATCATTTTCCGAGACGCTCGACAAGTTGATTGAAATTTCTCCCGAACGGGTTGCCGTTTATAATTTTGCCTATGTTCCCTGGCTGAAGAAACAACAGAAACTTATTCACACCGAAGATTTGCCTTCGCCCGAAACGAAGTTGGGAATTCTCGCATTAACAATTGATAAACTGAGCGATGCAGGGTACGTGTATATCGGGATGGATCACTTTGCAAAACCGGATGATGAATTGACGCTCGCTCAGAAATCGAAAACGCTCCGGAGAAATTTTCAGGGATACTCGACTCGTGCCGGTTCGGCTCTGTACGGACTCGGAATGTCCTCTATCAGTCACTTCGGAACGTGCTACGCGCAAAATGCAAAAACGCTCGACGAGTATTATCAGGCAATCGGCAACGGAGAATTTGCAACGCATGTCGGTTACAAGATGACAACGGATGATGTGATTCGAAAACATGTCATTATGAAACTCATGTGTGATTTATCGCTACAGAAAGCGGAAGTGGAATCGCAGTTCGGAATTTTGTTCGATTCGTATTTTGCTTCTTCGTTGCTCAAGTTGGATCCATTGATAGAAGATGGTTTGCTCATTGCCACACCGGATGCGCTCATCATTACGAATGACGGGCGATTGTTCCTGAGAAACATCGCCATGTGTTTTGATGCGTATCTTTCGGAGAAGCCGAAATCGCAACCGCTTTATTCGAAAACTGTTTGA